In one window of Arachis ipaensis cultivar K30076 chromosome B06, Araip1.1, whole genome shotgun sequence DNA:
- the LOC107647082 gene encoding protein ALP1-like, with protein sequence MDNENIEDANLEDRTNVIHDLEIQVHQVTSTDVYQPEPIQILTRVNEELEKRQNICVTSLTCVMVHALCTLELLSRYRPRQINDENLERENRRAQLMIQLLKSDKCRDVIRMSPEAFQLLCQKLRGTGRVKDSTRSTVEEQVAKFLHIIGHNVKTRTMSFFFHRSGETISRHFHNVLHAILSLEEDFFKQLSSEDVPYEIFHNSRFYPFFKDCIGAIDGTHSRVKVPRMEAPRFRGKKDHPTQNVLAACGFDMKFTYVLSGWEGTASDSRILKDALSREYPLRIPEGKFYLGDAGFMLKPGVLTPYRGVRYHLKEYSVREPQNPKELFNHHHSSLRNVIERCFGVLKKRFPIIAGDTEPYYSFKTMRDIFLACCILHNFLMGVDVDQSIIEAVDRELLQERNIDRSQSNQQRDEEYRYTAMLRDNIAAEMWNVYQTL encoded by the exons ATGGATAACGAAAATATCGAAGATGCTAATTTAGAAGATAGAACGAACGTCATACATGACTTAGAAATTCAAGTACATCAAGTCACTTCTACTGACGTATATCAACCTGAACCAATACAAATCTTAACTCGTGTTAATGAAGAGTTAGAAAAGAGACAAAATATTTGTGTCACATCTCTTACATGTGTTATGGTGCATGCATTGTGTACTTTGGAATTATTATCACGATATAGACCTAGGCAAATTAATGACGAAAACTTGGAAAGAGAAAACAGGCGTGCTCAGTTAATGATACAGTTATTGAAATCTGACAAATGTCGAGATGTCATACGTATGAGCCCTGAAGCATTTCAACTATTGTGTCAAAAGTTAAGAGGAACTGGTAGAGTAAAGGATTCAACTCGATCTACGGTTGAAGAGCAAGTAGCTAAATTCCTACATATTATAGGGCACAATGTAAAAACTAGGACCATGTCTTTCTTCTTTCACCGCTCAGGGGAGACAATTAGTCGCCACTTTCACAACGTCCTACATGCTATTCTATCATTAGAGGAAGACTTCTTCAAGCAACTGTCTAGTGAGGATGTTCCTTATGAAATATTTCATAATAGTCGATTCTATCCATTTTTCAAG GACTGCATTGGAGCCATAGATGGTACTCATAGTCGTGTGAAGGTACCAAGGATGGAAGCCCCTCGTTTTCGCGGAAAAAAAGATCACCCCACACAAAATGTGTTAGCTGCCTGCGGGTTTGATATGAAATTCACATATGTGTTGTCTGGTTGGGAAGGAACCGCCTCTGACTCGAGAATTTTAAAAGATGCTCTAAGTAGGGAATATCCACTTCGAATCCCCGAAG GAAAATTTTATCTAGGCGATGCTGGATTTATGCTAAAGCCTGGGGTACTTACACCATATAGAGGTGTTCGGTATCACCTAAAAGAGTATTCAGTACGTGAGCCCCAAAATCCGAAAGAACTATTCAACCATCACCATTCTTCATTACGAAATGTCATCGAAAGATGTTTCGGAGTTCTAAAGAAAAGATTCCCAATTATAGCTGGTGACACTGAACCTTATTATTCGTTTAAAACTATGAGAGACATTTTTTTGGCATGTTGTATATTGCATAACTTTTTGATGGGTGTCGATGTTGATCAATCTATAATTGAGGCGGTTGACCGAGAATTGCTACAAGAACGCAACATAGATAGATCACAATCAAATCAACAACGTGATGAGGAATATAGATATACAGCAATGCTACGAGATAATATTGCAGCTGAAATGTGGAATGTGTATCAAACTTTATAA